The Engystomops pustulosus chromosome 7, aEngPut4.maternal, whole genome shotgun sequence DNA window cctgaggtgtgagccatgtggacatgatgtgtagttatgggagcatgtccttcattgtgatgggatatcctgtatctactggtagttcagacctcgatgaagggtttattcctgaggtgtgagccatgtggacatgatgtgtagttatgggagcacgtCCATCATTGTAatgggataacctgtatctactggtagttcagacctcgaTGAAAGGGTtttattcctgaggtgtgagccatgtggacatggTGTGTAGTTTTGGGAGCACGTCCatcattgtgatgggataacctgtatctactggtaggTCAGACCTAGATGAAGGgtttattcctgaggtgtgagccatgtggacatgatgtgtagttatgggagcacgtccttcattgtgatgggataacctgtatctactggtagttcagacctTAATGAAGGGTtttattcctgaggtgtgagccatgtggacatggTGTGTATTTATGGGAGCATGTCCttcattgtgatgggataacctgtatctactggtagttcagacctcgatgaagggttttattcctgaggtgtgagccatgtggacatgatgtgtagttatgggTGCACGTCCTTCATTGTGATGGGATatcctgtatctactggtagttcagacctcgatgaagggttttattcctgaggtgtgagccatgtggacatgatgtgtagttatTGGAGCATGTCCCtcattgtgatgggataaccCGTATCTACTGGTAGCTCAGACCTAGATGAAGGgtttattcctgaggtgtgagccatgtggacattgtgtgtagttatgggagcatgtccttcattgtgatgggataacctgtatctactggtagttcagacctcgatgaagggtttattcctgaggtgtgagccatgtggacatgatgtgtagttatgggagcacgtccttcattgtgatgggataacctgtatctactggtagttcagacctcgatggagggtttattcctgaggtgtgagccatgtggacatgatgtgtagttatgggaACACGTCCttcattgtgatgggataacctgtatctactggtagaTCAGACCTCGATTGAAGGGTTgtattcctgaggtgtgagccatgtggacatgatgtgtagttatgggagcatgTCCATCATTGTGATGGGATATCCTGTATCTACTTTTAGTTCAGACCTCGAAGAAGGGTTGTATTCCTGAGctgtgagccatgtggacatgatgtgtagttatgggagcacgtccttcattgtgatgggataacctgtatctactggtagttcagacctcgataaagggtttattcctgaggtgtgagccatgtggacatgatgtgtagttatgggagcacgtccatcattgtgatgggatatcctgtatctactggtagttcagacctcgatgaagggtttattcctgaggtgtgagccatgtggacatgatgtgtagttatgggagcacgtccatcattgtgatgggataacctgtatctactggtagttcagacctcgatgaagggtttattcctgaggtgtgagccatgtggacatgatgtgtagttatgggagcatgtccttcattgtgatgggatatcctgtatctactggtagttcagacctcgatgaagggtttattcctgaggtgtgagccatgtggacatgatgtgtagttatgggagcacgtCCATCTTAGTAatgggataacctgtatctactggtagttcagacctcgatgaagggtttattcctgaggtgtgagctatgtggacatgatgtgtagttatgggagcatgtccttcattgtgatgggataacctgtatctactggtagttcagacctcgatgaagggtttattcctgaggtgtgagccatgtggacatgatgtgtagttatgggagcacgtccatcattgtgatgggataacctgtatctactggtaggTCAGACCTAGATGAAGGgtttattcctgaggtgtgagccatgtgaacatgatgtgtagttatgggagcacatccatcattgtgatgggatatcctgtatctactggtaggtcagacctcgatgaagggtttattcctgaggtgtgagccatgtggacatgatgtgtatTTATGGGAGCACGCCCttcattgtgatgggataacctgtatctactggtagttcagacctcgaTGGAGGGTTGattcctgaggtgtgagccatgtggacatgatgtgtagttatgggagcacgtccttcattgtgatgggataacctgtatctactggtagttcagacctcgatgaagggtttattcctgaggtgtgagccatgtggacatgatgtgtagttatgggagcatgtccttcattgtgatgggatatcctgtatctactggtagttcagacctcgatgaagggtttattcctgaggtgtgagccatgtggacatgatgtgtagttatgggagcacgtccatcattgtgatgggataacctgtatctactggtaggTCAGACCTAGATGAAGGgtttattcctgaggtgtgagccatgtggacatgatgtgtagttatgggagcacgtccttcattgtgatgggataacctgtatctactggtagttcagacctcgatgaagggtttattcctgaggtgtgagccatgtggacatgatgtgtagttatgggagcatgTCCTTTATTGTGATGGGATatcctgtatctactggtagttcagacctcgatgaagggtttattcctgaggtgtgagccatgtggacatgatgtgtagttatgggagcacgtCCATCATTGTAatgggataacctgtatctactggtagttcagacctcgatgaagggttttattcctgaggtgtgagccatgtggacatggTGTGTAGTTTTGGGAGCACGTCCatcattgtgatgggataacctgtatctactggtaggTCAGACCTAGATGAAGGgtttattcctgaggtgtgagccatgtggacatgatgtgtagttatgggagcatgtccatcattgtgatgggataacctgtatctactggtagttcagacctTAATGAAGGGTtttattcctgaggtgtgagccatgtggacatggTGTGTATTTATGGGAGCATGTCCttcattgtgatgggataacctgtatctactggtagttcagacctcgatgaagggttttattcctgaggtgtgagccatgtggacaaAATGTGTAGTTATGGGTGCACGTCCTTCATTGTGATGGGATatcctgtatctactggtagttcagacctcgatgaagggttttattcctgaggtgtgagccatgtggacatgatgtgtagttatTGGAGCATGTCCCtcattgtgatgggataacctgtatctactggtagcTCAGACCTAGATGAAGGgtttattcctgaggtgtgagccatgtggacatgatgtgtagttatgggagcacgtccttcattgtgatgggataacctgtatctactggtagttcagacctcgatgaagggtttattcctgaggtgtgagccatgtggacatgatgtgtagttatgggagcacgtccttcattgtgatgggataacctgtatctactggtagttcagacctcgatggagggtttattcctgaggtgtgaggcatgtggacatgatgtgtagttatgggaACACGTCCttcattgtgatgggataacctgtatctactggtagaTCAGACCTGGATTGAAGGGTTgtattcctgaggtgtgagccatgtggacatgatgtgtagttatgggagcatgtccatcattgtgatgggatatcctgtatctactggtagttcagacctcgaAGAAGGGTTGTATTCCTGAGctgtgagccatgtggacatgatgtgtagttatgggagcacgtCCATCATTGTAatgggataacctgtatctactggtagttcagacctcgatgaagggtttattcctgaggtgtgagccatgtggacatgatgtgtagttatgggagcacgtccatcattgtgatgggataacttgtatctactggtagttcagacctcgatgaagggtttattcctgaggtgtgagccatgtggacatgatgtgtagttatgggagcacgtccctcattgtgatgggataacctgtatctactggtaggTCAGACCTAGATGAAGGgtttattcctgaggtgtgagccatgtggacatgatgtgtagttatggTAGCACGTCCatcattgtgatgggataacctgtatctactggtagttcagacctcgatgaagggtttattcctgaggtgtgagccatgtggacatgatgtgtagttatgggagcatgtccatcattgtgatgggataacctgtatctactggtagttcagacctcgatggagggtttattcctgaggtgtgagccatgtggacatgatgtgtagttatgggagcatgtccgtcattgtgatgggataacctgtatctactggtagttcagacctcaatgaagggtttattcctgaggtgtgagccatgtggacattttgtgtagttatgggagcatgtccttcattgtgatgggataacctgtatctactggtagttcagacctcgatgaagggttttattcctgaggtgtgagccatgtggacatgatgtgtagttatgAGAGCACGTCCttcattgtgatgggataacctgtatctactggtagttcagacctcgatgaagggtttattcctgaggtgtgagctatgtggacatgatgtgtagttatgggagcatgtccttcattgtgatgggataacctgtatctactggtagttcagacctcgatgaagggttgtattcctgaggtgtgagccatgtggacatgatgtgtagttatgggagcattcccttcattgtgatgggatatcctgtatctactggtagttcagacctcgatgaagggtttattcctgaggtgtgagccatgtggacatgatgtgtagttatgggagcacgtccatcattgtgatgggataacctgtatctactggtagttcagacctcgaTGAAGGGTTTTATTCttgaggtgtgagccatgtggacatgatgtgtatTTATGGGAGCATGTCCttcattgtgatgggataacctgtatctactggtagttcagacctcgaTGGAGGGTTatattcctgaggtgtgagccatgtggacatgatgtgtagttatgggagcatgtccttcattgtgatgggataacctgtatctactggtagttcagacctcgatgaagggtgtattcctgaggtgtgagccatgtggacatgatgtgtagttatgggagcacgtccatcattgtgatgggataacctgtatctactggtagttcagacctcgatgaagggtttattcctgaggtgtgagccatgtggacatgatgtgtagttatgggagcacgaccttcattgtgatgggataacctgtatctactggtagttcagaccACGATTGAAAAgtttattcctgaggtgtgagccatgtggacatgatgtgtagttGTGGGAGCATGTCCttcattgtgatgggataacctgtatctactggtagttcagacctcgatgaagggttttattcctgaggtgtgagccatgtggacatgatgtgtagttatgggagcacgtccatcattgtgatgggataacctgtatctactggtagttcagacctcgatgaagggttttattcctgaggtgtgagccatgtggacatgatgtgtagttatgggagcatgcccttcattgtgatgggataacctgtatctactggtagttcagacctcgaTGGAGGGTtttattcctgaggtgtgagccatgtggacatgatgtgtagttatgggTGCACGTCCttcattgtgatgggataacctTTATCTATAGGACTATTTTTTATCAGAGATGTGTTTCTTCAGCCCTTGATGGAGGGTTCTATCCTAGAATGAGGACATGATGTGTGTGTCTTTCTGACCATGTGGTGCGTTTGTCGTTGAGGTGTGGGCTCACTTGATATTGATGTGGTGACAGTCGTTTGCCTTGAGTTATCAGCTGCCATTGGCTTTTATAAAACATTGATCAGAGGCTTTTATAAAATACATACTTGTTACATGAGGACAATTTACTCGTCTAGAGGGTAAACAGACCCTAAATAACTGCACTTGAGAAGAAGGGGGCATCTTAAAGCAATGACCGGCGCTGCTGGTGACACTTGCTGTGGTCATTGATGGCAGACGGTTGGCCCAGCCGTGGCATGCTCAGTCTCTTACTTTGTGGCACTTCTTTTGTGTAGGAGTCAGGTTCTTGGCTATAAACTGCGTGAAGTCCATGGACGGTCTCTCTTCCTACAATGCTTGAGCCCTGTAGTTCTCCCTCTCCGCATGACATACAGCTATGTGGTCTATGTGTTCTGCTAGAGGCAGACTTCACTGTGAATCTTGGAGCATGAGGAGTTATGTTTAACTTTGACGTGTCCATAATTTCATAGGAGTCTCCTATACAATACGTCTGCATGCGTCTAACTTGGTTCTGAGATTGCCGCTCTTTGGCCAAGGCCATAGCTGTGTCAAAGGAAATACTGGTGGCGTTTCTCCAGCTGGATCGTCTCTCTGGAGCAGCGTCAGACGTCTCGGGTGGTTTCATGTGACTGCTCTTCTCTGGCTTTGGTGACTTTGAGTCCTTGTTTGCTGACAACAAGGGGCTTCCATGTATCTTGCTCTTTAGCGCTGGATGCAACTTAGCGAACTGTGGCTTTGGTGGTACAACAGGTACAGATTTTACTTGCAGGATTTTATTGGCTGTGGCCATCATTTTCatagacacacttctgtcagggTGAATGTCTGGCTCAGCTGCCGGCTGAGAGATTTGGTGCAGGCTCGGCCTGATCTGGTAGGTTTCATTGTCTTCCTTTGAGTTGACGTGATCTGTTTCTTCTTGCGCTTGTGAATCCCTTATCTTCTCCTCCAGGGTTCTCTGGTCACACAGCAGATCATCTCCTGTAGCTTCTTCTGATGATATAGTCAGACACAGAGAGTCATCATGAGAACAGCACTGATTGTCAATGATGAACCTAAGGTCTTCTACAGATCTTCCATCAGTGCAGGAATTCTGCACTTGGACTGGAGAAGGAATGGTTTCTGAGCTGCTTTCTCTTCTGAAGGGACAGTGGACTGTGTGGTCTGCGGCATGACCACTGTTGTGTGAGTCGGACATTTCTGCATTGGGGTCTTCCCCCGTTTCACAGTCATCATTCTCTAGTGCGGCATCTGACAGCAGGATGTTGATATCTTGGGCAAAAGTCATTGGTTGTTGGGATAAATCTGGAGCCTCTAGAAGGTCTTCATCCTGTCTGTGACATGTATGAAGCTGCTCTTCTCCACATTCTGTTGTATTCCCAGCTTTTTTATGAAGATCAGACACAATCCTTTCCTCAATTTCTCTACTTTGTACAGTTTCCACTTCATCTTCTACGTAAAGTCCACCATGTTGCACTTCTTCTGGAGAGGGTGGGACAGATCTGATGTCCGAGTTAGGAGGGTCCACAGTCTTCCCTTCTCTAGATCCAGGATCGTCTATGATTTTGTCCCTGTCTACATCATCAGTCGCAGGAGCATCGGACCCTTCTGTGCAGACCACGTGCTCTTTGTTTTCCCAATCTTCTGTGTTACTTTGTTGACTGAGATGATTGTCCACCTCTATGCAGTCTATTTCATTACATTGTGTTTCTGCGTCTGTGAGGAAATGTTCTTGGTGATTGGATGCATCAGATCTGAGGTGATCTTCTTCAATGGTCCCTTTTATCGGGTCTGAATCAGTATGAAGCGTCTCATGTAGAATACACTGCTGCTCCTCAGAAGATGGCTCCTCATTCTCCAGGTTCATCTCTGGAACTTGACTTATTGGACTGAGGTCATCGTGAGCGCTCAGATAAACGTCTTCTAGGCTCTCATGCATCTCCCTCCAATGTCCAGCCTCATCCACAAAGCCCGAAGGAATGAAATACATCTGCCCAGCCTCATCCTCCGTACACAGGTCATCAACTGGAGGTTCTACAGAAAATTCCTGCATCTGAAATACAAAAGCAATAGCAGATTTTGAGACTGGGttcatatagagcagtggtgtaGACTGTGAGTTCTGAGGAGACCGGCTCGCTTGTTTCCTGTAAATTCCATCATGGACATAGACTTCATGAGATTATGGCTACGTGTTTATAGTTCACGCAGGCGTCTCATGAAGTCTACGTCCAAGATGTCCAACCAATTAAGAAAAAGATGGATTTTAGAGGAAGCAACGAGCCGGATCACTTTGTTtatcttttgctttgattacttgaTCGTGACATTCGAGATCAGACCCGGCGTAGGATGAGGGTGAGCTGAAACATCTCTACAATTATCTCACTAACATTAGATGACCTCATGGAAAGTCTTAAGAGCTTATCATGTATTGGTTACAGAGAGACCAGGTGATCACTGCTGAGGCCACCTTAGCCGGTTCGAGGATGGGTGCAGCCAGCGAGGAGCACATCCAGAGGCCACTAACTGCAGCcgacctcatgatgtatctgcaGAGCTGGGGCTATCGTACTATGATAAATGACCTCCAGTGTCTTTTGGGAACCTGCTGGTCCGGACCTCATTGTGTGCATTTGTTACTCTGTATTAGATCTGGTCTCCTGCTTCCTCTATGAAGTGACTTCCTTCATCCCAACATTGACTAAGTCCATGGTGAGGTGGGGCCTGGTGTTTAGGGTGGGGAGGACTCGCCTTGTTTTCAGTGTGCAGGTCATACACCAACATCTCACTGTCCAGGGTGTTCTCTGGTGTTTTCTCAATGCTGGTGTCCTGGGTGTCCAGAAAGGAGAAAGTGTCCTGGACTTCTAGTGAAATCCGGGCAGTGTCGGTTCCTGGCTCCTCTGTCGCTGTGACTTCTGCTCCTAAAATTAGAAAAATGATAGAAATGGCAAGTAAAGGGCAAGAAGTTCTGAATATCTGAATATATTGAAGATGCAGCTGCTATGGGCCCCAACTCTTTCTGACTTCTTAGATAATCCAAGAAGACATGAGAGGTTCTGAGAGTCTTCCTGACTTCTTAGATAATCCAAGAAGACATGAGAGGTTCTGAGGGTCTTCCTGACCTCTTAGATAATCCAAGAAGACATGAGAGGTTCTGAGAGTCTTCCTGACTTCTTAGATAATCCAAGAAGACATGAGAGGTTCTGAGAGTCTTCCTGACTTCTTAGATAATCCAAGAAGACATGAGAGGTTCTGAGGGTCTTCCTGACCTCTTAGATAATCCAAGAAGACATGAGAGGTTCTGAGAGTCTTCCTGACTTCTTAGATAATCCAAGAAGACATGAGAGGTTCTGAGGGTCTTCCTGACCTCTTAGATAATCCAAGAAGACATGAGAGGTTCTGAGAGTCTTCCTGACTTCTTAGATAATCCAAGAAGACATGAGAGGTTCTGAGAGTCTTCCTGACATCTTAGATAATCCAAGAAGACATGAGAGGTTCTGAGAGTCTTCCTGACTTCTTAGATAATCCAAGAAGACATGAGAGGTTCTGAGAGTCTTCCTGACTTCTTAGATAATCCAAGAAGACATGAGAAGTTCTGAGAGTCTTCCTGACTTCTTAGATAATCCAAGAAGACATGAGAGGTTCTGAGGGTCTTCCTGACTTCTTAGATAATCCAAGAAGACATGAGAGGTTCTGAGGGTCTTCCTGACTTCTTAGATAATCCAAGAAGACATGAGAGGTTCTGAGAGTCTTCCTGACCTCTTAGATAATCCAAGAAGACATGAGAAGTTCTGAGAGTCTTCCTGACTTCTTAGATAATCCAAGAAAACATGAGAGGTTTTGAGAGTCTTCCTGATCTCTTAGATAATCCAAGAAGACATGAGAGGTTCTGAGAGTCTTCCTGACGTCTTAGATAATCCAAGAAGACATGAGAGGTTCTGAGAGTCTTCCTGACTTCTTAGATAATCCAAGAAGACATGAGGGTGGTTCTGAGGGTCTTCCTGACTTCTTAGATAATCCAAGAAGACATGAGGGTGGTTCTCAGAGTCTTCCTGACTTCTTAGATAATCCAAGAAGACATGAGAGGTTCTGAAGGGCTTCTTGACTTCTTAGATAATCCAAGAAAACATGAGAGGTTCTGAGGGTCTTCCTGACCTCTTAGATAATTCAAGAAGACATGAGAGGTTCTGAGAATCTTCCTGACTTCTTAGATAATCCAAGAAGACATGAGAGGTTTTGAGAGTCTTCCTGACTTCTTAGATAATCCAGGAAGACATGAGGGTGGTTCTGAGGGTCTTCCTGACCTCTTAGATAATCCAAGAAGACATTAGGGTGGTTCTCAGAGGTTTCCTGACTTCTTAGATAATCCAAGAAGACATGAGAGGTTCTGAGAGTCTTCCTGACTTCTTAGGTAATCCAAGAAGACATGAGAGGCTCTGAGGGTCTTCCTGACTTCTTAGATAATCCAAGAAGACATGAGAGGTTC harbors:
- the ARHGAP30 gene encoding rho GTPase-activating protein 30 encodes the protein MSLAMKARQKVKKKTVKDKIFGCDLLEHLQLSGQEVPQVLKSCAEFVEEHGIVDGIYRLCGIASNVQKLRQEFDIEKPPDLNKSTYLQDVHCVSSLCKAYFRELPNPLLTYQLYDKFADAVAIQLEEQRLVKIREVLKELPLPHYRTLEYLIRHLLRMASYSAQTNMHTRNLAIVWAPNLLRSKDIESSGFHSTAAFMEVRVQSIVVEFILTHVEQLFGDGTNHGKDNEGPGVSMNWPTCVPEDYFRSLSYNLPNMLNHGDGPPQMRPYHTIIEFSDHKRKGSLKAKKWKSIFNLGRSNQDSKRKSHKPEDKDVKSGKMSLRPAKSMDSLSSVPDVAHASDVEQNSLSLRSPRNQLSLRRESLGSPSKENEFIFLDPEEHPHSMDTHDAEYREEGQAKSEPTTPKLERSPITGNPTGRSPKSTQNRAEKCVGVHISGPFSVTLPFHITSNLSRLTRGMECPGLSVMAPQGSTKKFSLAEALPAESNDTCQQRPSRVMEQENQSHQGAEVTATEEPGTDTARISLEVQDTFSFLDTQDTSIEKTPENTLDSEMLVYDLHTENKMQEFSVEPPVDDLCTEDEAGQMYFIPSGFVDEAGHWREMHESLEDVYLSAHDDLSPISQVPEMNLENEEPSSEEQQCILHETLHTDSDPIKGTIEEDHLRSDASNHQEHFLTDAETQCNEIDCIEVDNHLSQQSNTEDWENKEHVVCTEGSDAPATDDVDRDKIIDDPGSREGKTVDPPNSDIRSVPPSPEEVQHGGLYVEDEVETVQSREIEERIVSDLHKKAGNTTECGEEQLHTCHRQDEDLLEAPDLSQQPMTFAQDINILLSDAALENDDCETGEDPNAEMSDSHNSGHAADHTVHCPFRRESSSETIPSPVQVQNSCTDGRSVEDLRFIIDNQCCSHDDSLCLTISSEEATGDDLLCDQRTLEEKIRDSQAQEETDHVNSKEDNETYQIRPSLHQISQPAAEPDIHPDRSVSMKMMATANKILQVKSVPVVPPKPQFAKLHPALKSKIHGSPLLSANKDSKSPKPEKSSHMKPPETSDAAPERRSSWRNATSISFDTAMALAKERQSQNQVRRMQTYCIGDSYEIMDTSKLNITPHAPRFTVKSASSRTHRPHSCMSCGEGELQGSSIVGRETVHGLHAVYSQEPDSYTKEVPQSKRLSMPRLGQPSAINDHSKCHQQRRSLL